TTGGGTGACGTCGCGATCGGCACCATGGCCAATTCCGGAGCTATGGCGGAGATGCTCTATCGCGGCGCCGACCGCGAACGGCTCGGCAATGCCATCTGGGGCGCCTTCGGGCGCGATTTCCGCAGCCGCGACGGCAAGCGATTCATGGTGGCCGCGCTCACCGCTAAGCAGTGGGATGGCCTCGTCGCCGCCTTCGAACTAGCAGAGGAGATCGCCGCGCTCGAGGCCGAGGTCGGAGCGAACTTTGCCGCTGGCGACCGCCCGCGCTTCGAACACCGCCACCGATTGTTCGACCTGTTCCAGCAGGCAGCGGAGGAACGGGACTATGACGAGCTTGCCTCCCGCATGGCTGCGCAGGGCTGCACCTTCGAACGCTATCGTACGATGCACGAGGCGGCGAACGATCCGGTGCTGATCGATGACAACCCGCTGTTCGGGCCATCGCCCGCCAACCCCTCGGGCTTTGCCTATCCCGCCACGCGCAGCTTTGCGCATATGCCCGAGAAGCACGCCGGCGATCCCGCGCCCGCGCCATATTTGGGCCAGCACAGCGAAGAGGTGCTTGCGCAAAAGCTGGGGCTGTCGTCGGGCGCTATCGGCAAGCTGATCGACGCCGGAACAGTCGCCACCAGTGACAAGGAATCAAGATGACCAGACGCGCCGCCATCGTTTCTCCCCTGCGCACGCCGGTGGGCAAGTTCCTCGGCTCGCTCGCGCCGCTCGATGCAGGGGCGCTCGGGGCGGTCATCCTCAAGGCGCTGGTCGAGCGCAGCGGGATCGATCCTGAGCGGGTCGACGACGTCGTCTTCAGCCAGGGCTACGGCAATGCCGAGGCGCCTGCCATCGGCCACTGGAGCTGGCTGGCGGCCGGACTGCCGCTCGAAGTGCCAGGCTTCCAGCTCGACCGCCGCTGCGGCTCGGGCGTGCAGGCGGTGGCGACCGCCGCGATGATGGTCGAAACCGGCATGGCCGATGTCGTGGTCGCAGGCGGCTGCGAGAGCATGTCCAATGTCGAGCACTACACCACCGACCTGCGCGGCGGCGTGCGCATGGGCGACATGACCTTGCACGACCGCCTCTCGCGCGGGCGGCTGATGAGCCAGCCGATCGAGCGCTTCGGGGTGATCACCGGCATGATCGAGACTGCGGAGAACCTCGCCAAGGATTACGCGATCACACGCGAGGAGGCCGATGCCTTTGCCGTGCGTAGCCACCAGAATGGAGCCAAGGCGTGGGAAGAAGGCAAATTCGCCGATCACCTCGTGCCGGTCGAGATTCCGCAGCGGCGCGGCGATCCGGTGGTGTTCGACCATGACGAGGGCTATCGCGCCGATGCCAGTATGGAATCGCTCGGCGCCTTGCGCGCGATCGATCTCAAGCGCGATCCCGATGCCATCGTCACCGCGGGCAACGCCAGCCAGCAGAACGACGCCGCGGCAGCCTGCCTCGTCGTGGCCGAGGACAAGCTCGAGGAAATGGGCCTGGAGCCGTCGCTCTGGTTCCGCGGCTGGGCGGCCGCGGGCTGCGATCCGAGCCGCATGGGCATCGGCCCCGTGCCAGCCGTCGAGCGCCTGTTCGCGCGCACCGGCATGGGCTGGGACGACATTGGCCTGGTCGAACTCAACGAGGCCTTCGCGCCGCAGGTGCTCGCGGTGCTCAAGGGCTGGGGCTGGTCCGCGGGTGACAGTCGCCGCGACATGCTCAACGTCAACGGTTCGGGCATTTCGCTGGGGCATCCGATCGGAGCGACCGGCGGACGTATTCTTGCCGACATGGCCGCCGAAATGCACCGACGCGAGGTGCGCTACGGCCTCGAAACCATGTGCATCGGGGGGGGGCAGGGCATCGCCGCGATTTTCGAACGGGCGGCCTAGCCATGAGCGACTGGGATGCCTGGATCGGTCGCGAACTGGTCCAAGAGGACGTGCTCGATCCTGCGCTCGCACGGCGGTGGTGCGGCACATTCGATCTTTCCCCGCCCGTAGACGGTATCATGCCGCAGGGCATTCATCTGTGCCTCTGCACTCCCGAAGCGCCGCAATCTGCACTTGGGGAGGATGGACATCCCCGGCGCGACGATAGTGCGACCAGCTTCTTCCCGCCGATCCCGCTGCCACGCCGGATGTGGGCGGCGAGTAATATCGCCTTCCTTGCCCCGATCCGTGTCGGCACGGAGATCAAACGCGTCAGCCGCATCGCCTCAATCGCCGAGAAGGAAGGCTCGACCGGCAAGCTGGGCTTCGTCGACGTCGAGCACGTGACCTCGGCTGATGGCGCGGAGGCAGTGCGCGAGACGCAGACGTTGGTCTACCGCGACAGCGTGTCGCCCGACGCGCCGATGAGCCCGCCGGGTCTGGGGCAGGGCACATTCGACATCACTGCATGGGACGCGCACACAATCGTCACGCCCGATCCGCGGCTGCTGTTCCGATTCTCGGCGCTGACGTTCAACACCCACAGGATTCATTACGACCTCCCCTATGCGCGCGATGTCGAGCGTTACCGTGGGCTGGTGGTGCATGGCCCGTTGATGGCCAGCCTCCTGCTGCAGCTGGCGGCGCGCGAGCTGGGCGAGAACAAGCTCAAGAGCTTCAGCTTCCGCGCAGTCAGCCCGGCGATCGCAGATGAGGTGCTTCACCTCGCCATGCGTCGGGGCGACGACGGCGTTGAACTCGGCACCTTCGCGAGCGACGGAAGGCAGTGCGTGAAGGCCAACGCGACGTTCTAGTCGACGTTCACGGGATAGCTTTCGATCGGCTCAATCACCCCATAGGTCTCCTTCAGCGCCGCATGACCCAGCTCGGGAAACTCCAGCGGCGGCGGATCGATATGCGTATCAGGCAGTCGGTCGAGCAGGTCGCGGATCAATGTCAGGCGCCCGCGCTTCTGATCGTTGAAATCGACCAAGGTCCACGGCGCCCATTCGCTGTGCGTCGCCTTGAGCATCGCCTCGCGCGCCTTGGTATAGGCCTGGTATTGCTCGCGGGCGGCGAGGTCGATCGGGGAGAGTTTCCAGCGCTTGAGCGGATCCTCGAGCCGTTCGGCCAGCCGTTCCTCCTGGTTTTCCTGGTCGGTGGTGAGCCAGTATTTGAACAGCAGGATGCCATCGTCGACCAATTGCCGCTCGAAACTCGGCGCCTGCTTGAGGAAGGCATCGACCTGCTCTTCTGACGCGAAGCCCATCACTTTCTCCACCCCG
This region of Altererythrobacter sp. CAU 1644 genomic DNA includes:
- a CDS encoding acetyl-CoA C-acetyltransferase, which encodes MTRRAAIVSPLRTPVGKFLGSLAPLDAGALGAVILKALVERSGIDPERVDDVVFSQGYGNAEAPAIGHWSWLAAGLPLEVPGFQLDRRCGSGVQAVATAAMMVETGMADVVVAGGCESMSNVEHYTTDLRGGVRMGDMTLHDRLSRGRLMSQPIERFGVITGMIETAENLAKDYAITREEADAFAVRSHQNGAKAWEEGKFADHLVPVEIPQRRGDPVVFDHDEGYRADASMESLGALRAIDLKRDPDAIVTAGNASQQNDAAAACLVVAEDKLEEMGLEPSLWFRGWAAAGCDPSRMGIGPVPAVERLFARTGMGWDDIGLVELNEAFAPQVLAVLKGWGWSAGDSRRDMLNVNGSGISLGHPIGATGGRILADMAAEMHRREVRYGLETMCIGGGQGIAAIFERAA
- a CDS encoding CoA transferase, which translates into the protein MYKLLSDLSVIEVSSFVASPTIGLYCAQMGAEVIRVDHKAGGLDYDRYLLTKEGRSLSWENLNRAKKSVALDLRSAEGRELCVELARKTGQCVTNLPEKSFLSHAAMADGRPDMVSLRIMGWHDGRQAMDFTVNAASGYPLMCGPEEWDDKTAPPVNQVLPAWDFITGAYGAFALLAALRHRDATGEGSEVRIPLGDVAIGTMANSGAMAEMLYRGADRERLGNAIWGAFGRDFRSRDGKRFMVAALTAKQWDGLVAAFELAEEIAALEAEVGANFAAGDRPRFEHRHRLFDLFQQAAEERDYDELASRMAAQGCTFERYRTMHEAANDPVLIDDNPLFGPSPANPSGFAYPATRSFAHMPEKHAGDPAPAPYLGQHSEEVLAQKLGLSSGAIGKLIDAGTVATSDKESR
- a CDS encoding FAS1-like dehydratase domain-containing protein, giving the protein MSDWDAWIGRELVQEDVLDPALARRWCGTFDLSPPVDGIMPQGIHLCLCTPEAPQSALGEDGHPRRDDSATSFFPPIPLPRRMWAASNIAFLAPIRVGTEIKRVSRIASIAEKEGSTGKLGFVDVEHVTSADGAEAVRETQTLVYRDSVSPDAPMSPPGLGQGTFDITAWDAHTIVTPDPRLLFRFSALTFNTHRIHYDLPYARDVERYRGLVVHGPLMASLLLQLAARELGENKLKSFSFRAVSPAIADEVLHLAMRRGDDGVELGTFASDGRQCVKANATF
- the ppk2 gene encoding polyphosphate kinase 2, coding for MAGDEGKLKRKQYEDLLEPLELELVAMARWAKATGARIVVLFEGRDTAGKGGAIRAVSQRLNPRQCRVVALGKPTDAEQSQWYFQRYVDHLPSAGEIVLFDRSWYNRAGVEKVMGFASEEQVDAFLKQAPSFERQLVDDGILLFKYWLTTDQENQEERLAERLEDPLKRWKLSPIDLAAREQYQAYTKAREAMLKATHSEWAPWTLVDFNDQKRGRLTLIRDLLDRLPDTHIDPPPLEFPELGHAALKETYGVIEPIESYPVNVD